CTCATCCTAACCCTTCTTCGTTGCCCCCACGCCCACCAATCGTGACAATCATGGGGCACGTCGATCACGGCAAAACCACCCTTTTAGATACTTTGCGCTCAGCATCTGTTGCCAAAGGTGAAGCTGGGGGTATAACTCAGCACATTGGAGCCTTTTCTGTACCTGTGTCCCAAAATGCTAATTCTGTGACTGGGTCTCAGACCATTACGTTTTTGGATACTCCAGGACACGCGGCATTTTCTGCCATGCGTGCTCGAGGTGCAGATGTCACGGACATAGTTGTATTGGTTGTTGCTGCGGATGACGGGATTATGCCTCAGACAAGGGAAGTTATTAATCTGTTGAAGAGAGAAGGTAGTCACGTCAGCTTAGTGGTGGCCATCAATAAAGTTGATAAACCAGGGGCGGATGTGGTAGGACTATGGTTTTTTAGTGATAACGACATGCTTATGCTATTTAGGAATCGGTTAAACGAGCTCTCATGGTAGAGGGAATTCAGTTGGAAGAGTTCGGTGGAGACATCCCATCCGTCGAGGTATCTGGCTTAACTGGCCATGGTTTGCCTGAATTGGTCGAAACTCTTTCAGCAGTAGCGGAGATGCAGGATCTTAGGGCAGAACAAGATGGTCCCGTCTTTGGTCACATTCTTGAATCAAACTTTAACAAAGGAATAGGGTGCGCAAACGTTCATGTGCTTGAAGTTTATCCTACTGACATCCTTGCAGACCTGTTGCAACTGTCCTAGTTCAGAGGGGCTGCTTGAAAGTTGGAGCTCGTGTAATTAGCGGGCTTTCTCAGGGGAAAGTTCGTCTTATGATGGACTCGAATGGCAAGTCAGTGAAGGTTGCAATACCTGGAATGGCCGTCACCGTCAGCGGGTGGAAGACATTACCGAAAGCCGGTGACGAGATTCTGGAGGGCTCCGAAGCTGACATCAAGAAAGCCCTCGCTAACCGTGTTACAATGGCCGAGAAGGAGGCTTTGCATGAGGATGTTGAAGCTATCAATTCATCTCGGAAGCTTGATCGTGATGCAcgtgcagctgcagctgcagctgagGCAGAGAGTCGTCACCTTGCTCGCGATAATGCACTTACTGAACCCGAAACTGGTCCTAAGGAGCTGAAACTCATTATCAAGGCTGATGTCAGTGGCAGTAGTGAAGCTCTCGAAGGAGCTTTGGATAGCATTGGGAACAGCATCGCAATCTCAAAGGTGATGTCGACAGGTGTCGGTGACATCACGGAGTCCGACGTTATGATGGCTAAAGTTGCAAATGGTCAGTCTTTATATGCTATTCAAACGGGAGTCTAAATCTAGCCAATTACCGCAGCAATTATTGTCGGATTCTCTGTGTCTGCTCCTCGCATAGTTCAGAACTTGGCAGCGCAAAATGGGGTTCAAATATTCACTTCCAATATTATCTACAGGCTTGTGGAAGATATCCGAGAGCGCGTCATTTCAATGTTGCCCAAGATCATAGAAACTAAAGTCGTCGGAGAGGCAACAGTCCTTCAGATATTCGAAATTCAACTCAAGTCCAAGCAAATGGCAAAAGTTGCTGGATGCCGTGTCACAAACGGAAATGTGGAAAAGCAGAAGTACGCGCGAGTTGTACGAGATGGAGAAATCGTTTATGAAGGTAAATTTGCGTTTTACTTTTTATTCGTTTTACTGATGACTACCATGTTCGTAGGATCGTTGGATACTATGCGTCACCTTAAGAAAGAAATCACAGAGGCTCGCAAAGGCATGGAGTGTGGGCTGAGTCTCAAAGATTTCTCTGACCTACGGGAAGGAGACATGATTCAGATGTACGAGAAGATTGAAAAACCTGGGATTCTATAAAAAATATTGTAAACACCTCCTGGAAGACATATACTAATCATGTACGCAATTTATTAGACTCGTCTAGAATGATCTCTTTCCCACCGACAGTCCCTGTCCTACCCCCTACACCGAATGTCAAGCTAATTGGACCAAGATCTCGGTCTGTCTTTTCCAGAACAGTCCAGCTGCGTGCATCGATTTTCTGAAGGGTCAATTCAACCTAGAGGGAGTTGGTCAGCACAGAACATTCGAGTAGAAATTTATACACGAATTAAGCAGACTTTTGTACCAAGAACTTTCGAAGTGCATGATCTTGGATCGATGCCGCCGAAAAGGTCCAGTGTGCGCGTGAAGCGTCTGTTGTTCGGAAGAAATAAGTCCAGCATGGCCTGAATAAATCATATTGGTTAAAAGCAATTCCACCAGGATGAATGCGCCCATTACCTTATTATCTTCAAATGTTACTGTACTTCGTTCCTTGTCAACCTGCTTCGCAAAGATAGATACGTGTACTTGGGAGGGTGTCTGATAATGGTCGATCCGGCAAGTAACTTGCTCCTCGGTCTGCAGAATTACACATT
This Psilocybe cubensis strain MGC-MH-2018 chromosome 3, whole genome shotgun sequence DNA region includes the following protein-coding sequences:
- a CDS encoding Translation initiation factor IF-2, mitochondrial, with product MQPKVSTPKLVVSTNPRQETSRIPSKLLIQKSKPRSRNARRKNVYIPTTLTVATLSKVLKVKLDFLLSKMRQVGMTQEATYDYILTSDYAMLLADELGYNPIVDDEAAFDIHAPPPHPNPSSLPPRPPIVTIMGHVDHGKTTLLDTLRSASVAKGEAGGITQHIGAFSVPVSQNANSVTGSQTITFLDTPGHAAFSAMRARGADVTDIVVLVVAADDGIMPQTREVINLLKREGSHVSLVVAINKVDKPGADVESVKRALMVEGIQLEEFGGDIPSVEVSGLTGHGLPELVETLSAVAEMQDLRAEQDGPVFGHILESNFNKGIGPVATVLVQRGCLKVGARVISGLSQGKVRLMMDSNGKSVKVAIPGMAVTVSGWKTLPKAGDEILEGSEADIKKALANRVTMAEKEALHEDVEAINSSRKLDRDARAAAAAAEAESRHLARDNALTEPETGPKELKLIIKADVSGSSEALEGALDSIGNSIAISKVMSTGVGDITESDVMMAKVANAIIVGFSVSAPRIVQNLAAQNGVQIFTSNIIYRLVEDIRERVISMLPKIIETKVVGEATVLQIFEIQLKSKQMAKVAGCRVTNGNVEKQKYARVVRDGEIVYEGSLDTMRHLKKEITEARKGMECGLSLKDFSDLREGDMIQMYEKIEKPGIL